In the Vicia villosa cultivar HV-30 ecotype Madison, WI unplaced genomic scaffold, Vvil1.0 ctg.000011F_1_1, whole genome shotgun sequence genome, ACTGGAATTCAAACCAATTGTTTGTGTATTGTGTTATGTTGTTTGGTAAAATGTGTTGTCAAATAGCTGCTATTGGAGCGCTATAACGTTGTAGCGTAGCAGAATATAAACAAATTGCTCTTATTCCGTGATATGTTATGTGATAAAAAGTGCTCTGTTGTTTGTTTCGTGTTATGTTGTTTAGTACAAAGTGTTGTCAAATAGCTGCTATTGGAGTGCTATAACATTGTAGCATAGCAGAATATAAACAAATCGCTTTACTTCTGCGATACGTTATGTAATACAAAGTGTTGTAAAACAACTGCTATAGTGGCGCTATAGTGTTGTAGCATAGCTGAGTCTGAACAAATCACTTTTTTCCTCTATTGATGAGACTACTTTGTGGGATTCTTGGCTTTTACCTTTCGATTTCTTTTGTCCGAACGAATACAACCTAATTATATTTATGCTAATTTAGAATATTTTGCATGGTTTAGTTTGTGTCTTTTCTTATTTTGGATGGTTTATTATGTGTCTTCTGTTGCAGAGATCCTTGTTTGCATGATTGCGGCTTTTCTGGAAATTTTAAGATAACATGGGTAGAGGTAGAGGAAAGGGTAAAAAGCTATCTGTTACTAACCAAGATGATATCATAAGCGGTGAAGACGAAAAGGTTCCAATACAGAAGAAAAGAGGGAGGCCGCAGAAACCGATAAAGGACGACTTTGACGAAGAAATCGAGAAAATAGAAGATATTAACGGTGAGAATGTTAAGAATGGAGTATCTAACAAAGAGGTGAAAAGTCCTACAGCAACAGAACTTGcaaggaaaaggaaaagaaatctaCAGGTGAAAGAGAAATTAGATTCAGTTGAGGAAGAAAATGGCGTTGGAAGCCGATCAAGCACGGAGGAATCGACAAAAACCAACGGATTTAGGCATAACGGAAGCAGACGCAAAAGCACACCTCGTAGAGCTGCTGAAGCTGGTGTGCAGTGCAAGTAAGATAGTAACGAAAGTTGCGCGACAACTTTCTTCCTTTTCATATTACAGGCTAAAATATGACATAGGAAGTGAGGCCTAGAAATCTTTGATTTACCTGTTTTTGAATCTTTATCCttagttttattttcctttttgatTTGGTGGGACTGGTTTGAGGGTTTCCATTTGGTGATTCCCTAACATTAATGTCAATCATGAATTTGAGATTTTAGTTGTAGTTTTTTATTAACAATTTGAATTCAAATCCTTTCTACTTTGACTTTCAACTTATTTTTGAGGTTGATGAGAAAAAGGTTTGATTACACTTCAATTTCAATTATGACCATTTATTTTATGCTCCCTCTCTGGTGACTGTGATTTACTGAGAATTACTCTAGTGTTGACCTTTTTCTGCATTATTACCACATATCTCAAAATCTATTTGAACTTTGAATTGAAATTTGGATCATCTGCAACAGCGACATACTCCTTAGATTTTGAGCAGTTCGTTGCAGGTCAAGGATTTGGCGCACTACAGTTCATAATTAGTTTTGTCACTGATGTAAGATTAATGTATAACATATCATTGATGTAAGATCAATGTATGtgatatatttatttatcatGATGTCATAACCTCTAATGATATAAGTTAACTGATAAGTTATTTTGAATGATATCTTGTAATTTTGAGAATGtatttgtcaatttgcaaaatgaGGAACCAGTGTAAGTTATGCACACAAATTTTGAGAATGTACTTtcaatgatattttgtaattttgaGAATGTATTTATCAATTTGCAAAATGAGGAACTAGTGTAAGTTATGCACACAAATTTAGACAAATTTGTATATTAGTAATTGTAGTTGAATACTCATTTTTTATACACTTCTGCGACATTTGATTAATCATGTTTAAAAATATCATTACTAAAATGATTGTTCAATGTATGATCAAAATTGTgattaatttaactaaataaaaataattataattttcaaTGTTAATTGAATCAATTAATCATTTACTCAATTTAATTAACTACATTGTTTACACATGATTAATGAGGtgtaagaaaaaaataagtttgcaTCAAACATTTTAATTGATTCACCTTCAATAAGATTTGAGGATTGTTCACTACACTATGATTTATTCCATACTATggtgaatttttaaaaaaatactccTAGTTCtagattttgaattttaaaatttggatGTACCCAAAATAAACACAACAAACTCTAAaatatgtcaaaataaataaaaagagtcaTGACACTAATGTAGAGTGACATGCCATGATCAAAGGTGATATAGTCAGGTCTCGTGCAATTTTCTGCCTTTGGTTGACTTGCCATAAAAGGCTAGCTACAAAGATGAGACTTCACAAGTTTGGTGTGATGATGGACCCTACTTGTTGCTTATGTTAGAAGGAGGAAACTATAGAGCATCTTCTCTTTGAATGTGAGCCTATGAACTACATTTGAAGGAAGGTATTACATTGGCTTCAAGTGAATAGGCACCCTCGACAATGGTCTAGAGAGATGAATTGGATCACAAGTTATTGCAATGGTAAAGGAAAGAAGAGTGGTATGATGAAGATGGCAATTGCTGAAACTACTTACTTTTGTTGGAAATATAGGAATGATACATGCTTTGGGAATACTTATGATAGAGATATAGTTGTAAATAATATCAAAGAAAACATTATTCATAGGGGTTGGTACAATAGAAAGTATAGAGAATGCATAGCTAAACTCATGTTGTAGAGCTTTGCTAGGTTGGATCCTTTGTGATCACCtttgtgttaattgtttttgaattaatccaattttttattgattcaaaaaaataaaaagagtctGAATATTTGAATTCAGACGCACCCCACCACATCACACCCAAAATTAATCTCCcataatgttcaaagattagttTGAATGTCAAAATACAAATTCTTTCCTAGTATCTATATAATATAAGAAGGAAAGTTGTTCTAGAAATGACATCTATGCTCGTGGTTTTTAATCGGCCACGTCTTCAATTGAGGGCTATTCTTGGTTcaatttttgctttttttcaACTAATTGAATCACATTGTTTGAATTCATTCGTTGTTTAGTTTATTTACACTCGCAACAACTATTTCTTCTCCAGTTTACAATTGAACATGATTTTCATGTTCTAATCAGACTTGTTTGTCAAATCAATcacccaaatttctatcatacatttgcatttctaatGTGCAATTTCAATGACTCCTCAGAATGACTATATTTCTCCTCTCACCATATCATCCATATATTCTTCAATCGCTCATAGTGCCCCAAACGCCAGCATTGTTCACATTTCTTTTTCCAAATCTCTTCTTTCAACATTTCATAATATCAACTCAACATTAGATCTACTATATACAAGGTAAATATAggtttcaaatatttttctatatcttCCTTTCAAGTATCTTCTTTCGACTTTATCTATTTCCACCTAAAGTTTTCAATGTAGTTAAAGCTTTAATTGTCCCTTTGAGCGATTGTTCTTCTAGTTGTAATTGTAACGTATTTTGGTTGTTTTTCCATAAAGAATTTATTTCTTAAATTGTTGATGTgagtttctatttatttttataataaagttcaacttttataatttatttaagggTGTAAACGGATCAGAAAAATCAATTAAACCGacaatcaaaatcaaaccaaattaaaaaatcGATTATTTTTTGTTCGGTTTAAAaaccaaaccaataaaaatataggtggtttggttcgatttttggTTTTAGTTTTTAGAAACCGCCAAACGAGTGAACTCAACCGATGACTATAGTTACCTACTTAATCTTCCATTATTAAGTCCAAATTTTATATCAGTCCAACTCTTCtccatctttgtttacacttTCTTTCTTTCAACAAAATACGCAACCAAAACCAAACTCCAAATATAATAAATAGAAACCATAAGCCACAAAACTTGCTCTCACCAAACTGCTTCTCTCACTGTCTGCCACCACTGTTGCTCTCACCAACATCATTCTTATAGGTTATGATCGTCTTCTTCGTGTTTAAGTTCTCTTTAATTTTCATCTATTTTTGTTACCTTTTTttgtctcttcttcttcttcttaaatGAAATTTCTTCTAGTATTGTTACGAAATAGTTTTGATGAGTGTTTGAGGCAGTGGCAGAGCCACATGAAGCTCAGGGGATGCAACTGTACCCCCTCACTTTTacattttatatacattttattAGGCTTATTGAACTTTAAACCCCCTCAAATATACAGATTGTACCGCACCAAAGTCTTTTTGTCTTTCATCTATCAATATAAATTATAGAAGTTGTAAAGTTACGTTCTCTTCTCTTAGTTGAAAAGGATGTATAGTTATGCCACGTTCTCTAGACTAAATTAACGTTGGGAATATATCCCATGCCTTAAAGGGAAAAATATACATATTTAACCACCAAACCAACAAGTATGATATAGAATATATTGGTTTTAGTATGTATATAATGTTTTGtacaatatttaaattaatatttaggaTTATAatagataaaatatatataattattaatattatattatttaaacccCCTAAGTCAGAGTCCTGGCTCCGCTACTAGTTCGAGGTGTGAAATACTCCcttcgtcccaaattataagagaaaaaacaaaatcacgtttattaagaaaagtaaaaacacattcatttaatttatggttttcttgaaataaagtgttttggaaaatgcaaaaaaaattctaattggttgttggttatagaaatgatgagagagaatgtaagttaaatgcaatttgcatttaattttactttggaagaaatgaaagatgatttcttctcttatattttgggacaagaaaaatgcatttttttctcttatattttgggacggagtGAGTATGTTAATTTATGTGTATTGAAACATTTTACTattattgttttgttttattttttttaattttgcaaATCCCTTCCAAACATTCTCATGCAAAATATTAACTTATGTATTCGATATTGAATTTATTTCATGATATAATAAAAATCATGTCAATATTTCGTATGGATTAAGAACAACTTGTAAGTTGTTTGAAAAGTAGAGCATGAATATATtatatgaaatgtattatttgaaaaaataatagcataaataaACCAAAAAACTTAGTAGTGGAGAATACACAtatgaatataatgttttaaaaaaagtaTTGTAAACCAACCAAACCAATTAGTTTGGTTTGATTCATTTTCAAAAACACTGAAAATCGCACGAGATATTTACCTTATCAATCTCTCACCCCGACCACGCCATCTCTCCCATACCCAAAAACTCCAAACTAGCCTTATTCAATCAGAATTGGAAATCCGTTGTGCAATCTGAATTTGATGATCTTATTACTTGATGTATGTGGATTTTTAAGCATAAAGAAAAATTCTTATGGTTCCTTTGAGTAATCAGATGTGCAATTCTCGTCCTTGTGATGTTAATCTTTTTGATGTATGTTGATTTTTAAACATAAGAAAAATTATTATGGTTCCTTTGAGTATTATATGGCTCGTCTTGTAAGTGATAGTAGGTCACTAGTTGCACGTGTGGATTGTGATGAGACTTTCAGCCTAGTGGTCAAACCTGCTACCATTAGAATAACGATCACCATTGCTCTCTCTAAATCCTGGCATGTTCATCAACTGGATATCCAGAA is a window encoding:
- the LOC131621746 gene encoding uncharacterized protein LOC131621746 — its product is MGRGRGKGKKLSVTNQDDIISGEDEKVPIQKKRGRPQKPIKDDFDEEIEKIEDINGENVKNGVSNKEVKSPTATELARKRKRNLQVKEKLDSVEEENGVGSRSSTEESTKTNGFRHNGSRRKSTPRRAAEAGVQCK